Proteins from a single region of Synchiropus splendidus isolate RoL2022-P1 chromosome 3, RoL_Sspl_1.0, whole genome shotgun sequence:
- the LOC128756473 gene encoding FH2 domain-containing protein 1-like: MHVMGSASPANDHLFFDDGEVAPSCKQSTGNMEEDQREPPPPPPPPPPPLHPPPPLPPLLPALGDLAEGLRKKKRVRSFYWKTIPEEQVKGRANLWTLDRVQEKYQIDVQTIEELFGQNESSQPTVPLSRGGKARGSFRETKDEVCILDAKRGMNIGIFLKQFKRASQVIVDDIHHGNSEAFGVEPLKELLKLLPETEEVSKLGAYRGDVSKLSLADTFVYLLIQIPSYSVRIEAMLLKEEFPAASEAMKRDIGILRSATKEVMSCEELHAVLHLVLQAGNILNAGGYAGNAVGFKLSSLLSLADTKANKPGMNLLHFVALEAQKKDKQLLEFPLKLNHVESASRISVETLDNELQSWTSRTSSVEENVRGDTELLQQLDAFFQSSTLSLCSLRDAREQLYKEGNELMDFFCEDRETFRLDDCFGIFHRFCCRFTDAVKENQLREAKESARRRRLQELEEQKRHSWSGAEEVNRTFGTRCNSDTDMTAGKTGLLMELLSTQSQSPSNRSHGPFGRCGSSRRSRNPPSNSPAVKAEHDLSTLLDMAEQEQQVTLRRGRREERTTSSHVAQSPKLTTDTSPKIQQPLLRETDAQTASSPASAPTSAVDGENNAVEVNSSEDKPTSDTNQRPDHNNNGSDGLSAGSGGQVSTRNLDECLTSKLEPDMVWYRAHNALSSNISMVLERHKLVPKLQAFDIIFRTHGPSHHGESPPDDNKVRDLEVASDTQVQKEPDEALQQCGESAREKDEEPHEDSVVVWCVTGVCEAAEDTDVSQTENDNHDQQDTFATANHTPAECHLTNEPVPLPISSQPVPASHSEDSPLLLSSTRWTVPLEDSSSETVCPEGTAKSEDLGLAEQAELIDTAAAEVSEEPAPSTEETVDASTSVSKKTLDTSKTQTVLERSLHRSSKHKPVRTLTNSENQGMRRVVPITRASLDKQKPPLQRQLLTSASLRRVERPSSAPSSRRSSIHKPADPKDPDKKAAVAVRNQNFQRKPSVRKPVEKPKPEEKMCRSTLRALAQAQAREAAGGGGGSASAPVTPVHKHTAPSSCPSFARNTASSSFRQTSWTTIPQQTHSPKSSKSSSSSSSSSVPCTAPSLTRTFSTRLASNTRASSPSSPQKNVESIRAPPRSPLTSARGHKRSDSGSLSDKSGHSRELNSRPSWR, from the exons ATGCACGTGATGGGCAGCGCCTCCCCCGCCAATGATCATCTCTTTTTTGACGACGGTGAAGTCGCGCCGAGCTGTAAACAGTCAACTGGCAATATGGAGGAGGACCAGAGAGagccgccccctcctcctccccctccgccACCCCCATTGCATCCCCCACCACCACTCCCACCCCTGCTTCCTGCGTTGGGAGACCTTGCTGAAggtttgaggaagaagaagagagtcaggAGCTTCTACTGGAAAACCATtccagaggagcag GTGAAGGGTCGGGCCAACCTGTGGACGCTGGATCGTGTTCAGGAGAAGTATCAGATTGATGTCCAGACGATTGAGGAGCTGTTTGGTCAAAATGAATCCTCTCAACCCACTGTGCCGCTCAGCAGAGGAGGGAAGGCCAGGGGCTCGTTCAGGGAGACCAAAGACGAG GTCTGCATACTGGATGCCAAGAGAGGGATGAACATTGGTATTTTCCTCAAACAGTTCAAAAG AGCCAGTCAGGTGATAGTGGATGACATTCATCATGGCAACAGTGAGGCCTTTGGAGTGGAACCTCTTAAAGaactgctgaagctgctgccagaAACAGAGGAG GTCAGCAAGTTAGGGGCCTACAGAGGCGACGTCTCCAAGCTCTCTTTAGCTGATACTTTTGTGTACCTGCTGATTCAAATCCCCAG TTACTCAGTACGAATCGAGGCCATGTTACTGAAAGAAGAGTTTCCTGCAGCAAGCGAAGCCATGAAGCGCGACATAGGCATCCTTCGTTCTGCTACTAAAG AGGTGATGAGCTGCGAAGAGCTTCACGCTGTTCTCCATCTGGTGCTGCAGGCCGGAAACATCCTTAACGCT GGTGGCTATGCAGGCAACGCAGTGGGTTTCAAACTATCATCGCTCTTGTCTCTGGCTGACACCAAGGCCAACAAGCCAGGCATGAACCTGCTCCACTTCGTTGCTCTG GAAGCACAAAAGAAAGATAAACAGCTGCTGGAATTCCCTCTGAAGTTAAATCATGTGGAGTCTGCCTCCAG AATCTCTGTGGAGACCCTGGACAATGAGCTGCAGAGTTGGACGTCCCGCACTAGCTCAGTGGAGGAGAACGTTCGGGGCGACACagagcttctgcagcagctggacgcTTTCTTTCAG AGTTCCACGTTGTCCTTGTGCTCTCTGCGTGATGCACGTGAGCAGCTGTACAAGGAGGGCAACGAGCTGATGGACTTTTTCTGCGAGGACAGAGAGACGTTCAGACTGGACGACTGCTTTGGCATTTTCCACAGATTCTGTTGCCGGTTCACAGACGCTGTTAAG GAGAACCAGCTCAGGGAGGCTAAGGAGTCAGCACGTCGTCGCCgcctgcaggagctggaggagcagaagaggcATTCATGGTCTGGCGCTGAAGAG GTTAACAGAACATTTGGGACGCGGTGCAACAGTGAtacagacatgacagctggtaaGACCGGTCTGCTGATGGAACTCTTATCGACCCAGTCCCAGTCACCCTCAAACAGATCCCATGGTCCGTTTGGGCGCTGTGGGAGCTCACGGCGGTCTCGAAACCCACCGTCCAATTCGCCAGCTGTGAAGGCCGAACATGACCTCTCCACACTCCTAGACATGGCGGAGCAAGAGCAGCAGGTCACCTTACGCAGGGGCCGCCGGGAGGAAAGGACCACTTCTTCACATGTAGCGCAAagtccaaagttaacaacagaCACTTCCCCAAAAATCCAGCAGCCCCTCTTACGAGAGACAGACGCTCAAACCGCCTCCTCACCTGCTAGCGCTCCAACATCAGCAGTTGATGGTGAAAACAACGCTGTCGAGGTGAACTCAAGTGAAGACAAACCTACCTCTGATACGAACCAGCGGCCAGACCACAATAACAATGGTAGCGATGGACTCAGTGCTGGTTCTGGTGGACAGGTATCAACCAGGAACCTTGATGAATGTTTGACTTCAAAACTTGAACCGGACATGGTCTGGTATCGGGCGCACAATGCTCTGAGCAGCAACATCTCCATGGTGTTGGAGAGACATAAACTTGTTCCAAAATTGCAAGCTTTTGATATTATTTTCAGGACACATGGACCCAGTCATCATGGCGAAAGCCCTCCGGATGATAACAAGGTCAGAGATCTAGAAGTGGCGAGCGATACCCAAGTCCAGAAGGAACCTGATGAAGCTCTGCAACAGTGTGGGGAGAGTGCGCGGGAGAAGGATGAGGAGCCACATGAGGACAgtgttgttgtgtggtgtgtgactggtgtgtgtgaggcagctgAGGACACAGATGTCAGTCAGACTGAGAATGACAATCATGACCAGCAAGATACCTTTGCCACAGCCAATCACACGCCTGCTGAGTGTCATCTGACCAATGAGCCAGTGCCTTTGCCGATCAGCAGCCAACCAGTGCCTGCTTCTCACTCTGAGGACTCCCCACTTTTGCTTTCGTCCACCAGGTGGACAGTGCCACTGGAGGATTCGTCTTCAGAGACAGTATGTCCGGAAGGGACAGCAAAGTCGGAGGACTTGGGCTTAGCAGAGCAGGCTGAACTCATAgatactgctgctgctgaagtgtcTGAGGAACCAGCTCCCTCCACTGAAGAAACTGTGGACGCTTCCACCAGTGTTTCCAAAAAAACACTAGATACCTCAAAAACCCAAACTGTTCTGGAGAGATCTTTGCACAGGAGTAGTAAGCACAAACCTGTCCGGACGCTGACCAACTCTGAGAACCAGGGCATGAGGCGGGTCGTACCAATCACCAGAGCATCCCTGGACAAACAAAAGCCCCCGCTCCAGCGTCAGCTCCTGACGTCTGCAAGCCTCAGACGAGTGGAGAGACCCTCCTCTGCACCATCCTCCCGGCGCTCCAGTATTCATAAACCTGCCGATCCTAAAGACCCGGACAAGAAAGCTGCAGTGGCTGTCAGAAACCAGAACTTCCAACGGAAGCCATCTGTCCGGAAGCCTGTGGAAAAGCCCAAACCTGAGGAGAAGATGTGCCGCTCCACACTGCGAGCACTGGCTCAGGCTCAGGCTCGAGAGGCagctgggggaggaggaggaagcgcCAGTGCTCCGGTCACACCAGTCCACAAACATACAGCGCCTTCTTCATGTCCCAGCTTTGCACGGAACACTGCCTCTTCTTCCTTCAGACAGACTTCTTGGACTACCATTCCCCAACAAACTCATTCCCCCAAGTCCTCCaaatcatcctcctcctcgtcctcttccagCGTCCCTTGTACCGCCCCATCTCTGACCCGGACATTCTCCACGAGACTTGCCTCAAATACTAGGGCGTCTTCCCCTTCTTCCCCTCAGAAGAACGTGGAGAGCATCAGAGCACCTCCCCGCTCTCCACTGACTTCTGCTAGAGGCCATAAACGGAGCGACAGCGGCAGTTTGTCGGACAAGTCAGGTCACTCTCGGGAGTTGAACTCCAGACCCAGCTGGAGATAA
- the txk gene encoding tyrosine-protein kinase Tec: MIHSNGSTVLCCCCCCFVQSREVSTNMEMKSERSLCFSRRHPGKARREDRSMKKLPQTPPENEDSNSWQTVVAMYDFIAEEDSDLTLVKGEEYIILHKQDQQWWRAQDQQGNTGFIPSNYVTERNKIEANPWYCKNITRTEAEELLRQEDKEGGFVVRESSQRGVYTVSVYTKMLSVGVDIRHYLIRRTENGQFYLAEKYTFNTIPEVIHYHEHNAAGLVTRLRYAVGSVVKNVPATAGFSSVKWEIDRSELTILQEIGSGEFGLVKLGHWRNNHKVAIKAIREGAMYEEDFAEEARVMMRLCHPKLVQLYGVCLQQRPLLIVTEFVEKGCLLNFLRQRGRSLNDNWLLSMCQDICEGMEYLEVNSFIHRDLAARNCLISEHNVVKVSDFGMARYVINNQYTSSIGAKFPVKWSPPEVLHYSKYSSKSDVWSFGVLMWEIYSEGRTPFENRSNPDVVTDVTRGIRLYRPQRALMPIYTVMYQCWHERPESRPSFSELLDEIRKLAEKPAT, from the exons ATGGCTCCAcagtcctctgctgctgctgctgctgctttgtccAGAGCAG GGAGGTCAGCACCAACATGGAGATGAAGAGCGAAAGGTCTTTATGCTTTTCCAGACGACACCCAGGAAAAGCCCGTCGG GAGGACAGGTCCATGAAGAAGCTTCCTCAAACTCCTCCTGAAAACGAGGACAGCAACAGCTGGCAGACAGTTGTTGCCATGTACGACTTCATTGCCGAAGAGGACAGCGACCTCACGCTGGTCAAG GGTGAAGAATACATCATCCTGCACAAGCAGGACCAGCAATGGTGGAGGGCACAGGACCAGCAAGG GAACACCGGCTTCATCCCCAGTAACTATGTGACAGAGAGGAACAAAATAGAAGCCAACCC ATGGTACTGCAAGAACATCACCAGAACTGAAGCGGAGGAGCTGCTCAGACAGGAG GATAAAGAAGGAGGCTTTGTGGTGCGGGAGTCCAGTCAGAGAGGAGTTTACACCGTCTCAGTTTACACCAAGATGTTGAG CGTGGGCGTGGACATTCGTCACTATCTGATCAGAAGGACTGAGAACGGTCAGTTCTACCTGGCAGAGAAATACACCTTCAACACCATTCCTGAAGTCATACACTACCACGAACACAACGCAGCAG GACTGGTCACCAGGTTACGCTACGCAGTCGGGTCAGTGGTGAAGAACGTGCCTGCCACAGCCGGGTTCAGCTCAG TTAAATGGGAGATCGACCGCAGCGAGCTGACCATCCTGCAGGAGATTGGAAGCGGTGAGTTTGGTCTGGTGAAGCTCGGCCACTGGAGGAACAACCACAAAGTGGCTATCAAGGCCATCAGAGAAGGAGCCATGTACGAGGAGGATTTCGCTGAAGAGGCCAGGGTCATGAT GAGGCTTTGTCACCCCAAACTGGTGCAGCTCTATGGCGTCTGTCtacaacagcgccccctgctgattGTGACTGAATTCGTGGAGAAGGGCTGCCTGCTGAACTTCCTgaggcagagagggaggagtCTGAATGACAACTGGCTACTCTCCATGTGCCAGGACATCTGTGAGGGGATGGAATATTTGGAGGTAAACAGCTTCATCCACAGAGACCTG GCGGCCAGGAACTGTCTGATCAGTGAGCACAACGTTGTGAAGGTCAGCGACTTTGGAATGGCAAG GTACGTTATCAACAACCAGTACACAAGTTCCATTGGTGCCAAGTTCCCAGTGAAGTGGTCTCCTCCAGAAGTTCTTCACTACAGTAAATACAGCAGCAAGTCGGATGTCTGGTCCTTTG GCGTGCTGATGTGGGAGATCTACTCAGAAGGTCGGACCCCCTTTGAGAACCGGTCTAATCCTGACGTGGTCACTGACGTCACCAGAGGGATTCGGTTGTACCGGCCTCAACGAGCGCTCATGCCGATCTACACCGTCATGTACCAGTGTTGGCACGAG AGGCCAGAGAGTCGACCGTCGTTCAGTGAGCTCCTGGATGAAATCCGAAAACTGGCAGAGAAACCAGCTACGTGA